One Aquarana catesbeiana isolate 2022-GZ linkage group LG06, ASM4218655v1, whole genome shotgun sequence genomic region harbors:
- the LOC141147259 gene encoding band 4.1-like protein 5, whose protein sequence is RYNINVNVGKQEDSVKLVEKCLNNKIEAPLSTPIWLPLDMKSNILKAQAEAEHKITRDDLGISNKNLIIEDPSPRGVTVKLNNLVQPQEFPELRETPPPAQCLFLT, encoded by the exons AGATATAACATCAATGTGAACGTCGGAAAACAG GAGGACTCAGTGAAGCTGGTGGAGAAATGTCTCAATAATAAGATTGAGGCTCCATTGTCCACTCCGATCTGGCTGCCCCTTGACATGAAGAGCAATATTCTAAAAGCCCAGGCCGAGGCTGAACACAAG ATCACTAGAGATGATTTGGGGATCAGTAACAAGAATCTAATCATTGAAGATCCATCTCCCAG ggggGTAACTGTGAAGCTGAATAATCTCGTCCAGCCACAGGAATTTCCAGAGCTCCGCGAGACCCCGCCTCCTGCGCAGTGTCTTTTCCTAACGTGA